The Hyphomonas sediminis genome contains the following window.
CCAGACCGCCGGCCCCCTCCACGTCAACACAACCTCTCGGCGACCTTGCCTAGCCACACTTCGCGATCAGTTTCATGGCCTTTTCGTCCTCGCTCTGACCGGAAGTCAGCATAGCTTCGACGTGAATTGTTTCTCCCCAGTCGAGAATGAAGGGATCGCTGGGCTTGCCCTGATCCATCCAGTTGTCGCCGATCTTCAGTCGGGTCGCAGTCCAGTTCCTATTGTCGCGGATCACACTGATTGTCTGCATATGATCAGCTTGAGCCAGGTTGAGCGTGAGGTCCAAATCCTCAATCAGTAGACGCGCTGGCATGGCGCCTTCGGCTTCGATGGCGCAGTCTGTAATTGTGTGGGTGGTCGTTTCGCCATCAATCGTCAACTGTGCCGACCCGATGGACAGGGCTACGGCGAGAGGCGTCGCAAATGCAAGGGATAACATCGGTGGCTCCGTCTGAAACTGAATATCGGCAAACTGCAAAACTATAGCCACGACACAAATGGGGCAGTTGCCCCATAGAAGATGGGGAAGAGCCGCCCCGAGAGCCGAGCTCATCATGAATATTGCTGGGGTGCTACCCGACGAGCTGGAGCCAGCCCCCGATATTCGCAGACCAGCAGGCATCAGGCGGCCAGAATCTTGCACCGTTGGCGAAGCACGGCGTTGCGTATCGATTTGAACCTCCCCCGCAATTGAAATGGTTGTGCACAAACGAATCGACTGAGACGAACCTCTGAAGACTTCCCCATATGCCGCCGCCATCGCAGTGATTGCGCGAAGAAAGTTCCAAAATGCCCTGCCCATTGCCGGACCGTCTCGTGGCAGATGTCGATGCAGTGTTCATGCAACAGGTCTTCGACAGTCCGCAAAGATTGCGGAATTCAAATGCATATCATCACACCAGGCTGGGTGTTCTCAGCCCATGCGTTGCAGTAGCGGAACGGATTTTGGGCCATTGGCCGAGGCTACGCTGCTGCCCCCTCAAGGCCGTTTCTGCTGACACTGCCTTCTGCCATTTATTTTGAATATTAGAGCTCTATTCCGAGTGCCAAAGCTGCCGCGAAGCAAGCAGACTGATGACGCTCCGGCGGGCTATCCAATGCCGCGAGGCCGGAAATCGCCTCGCGTATCAAATGCGCCGCCGCTTCCTCCTCACCCTGACCGGCTCGCGCAAGCCCCATCCGGCAACGAGCAATTTCGATCGCAAAATGCCCTTGCGGCAAGATCTCTGTGAGTTTCATAAATGCTGCATCAGCCGCCACTTTTGCCTCTGCATAGCGGTGCAGATTGAGTAATGCTTCAGATCTCGTCAGCAAGGGATAGGCTCGCATGGGCGCTGTCTCAGGCAAGGAAAGCGCCAGAATCGGTTCGGCCTTGTCAAGCGAGTGAAGTGCCGCGTCATACCCACCCGCCCGAACCTGAAGGGTTGCCAGGTTCTGATAAGTTTCTCCAGCCCGGCGGGAGCCCGGCCCGTCAAGACGGAGATATGCCTCTGCAAGGCTGTTGATCAGCTCTGCGGCCTCTTCGATCCTTCCGGCATCAGCAAGAGACAGGGCCAGGTTGTTCTGATGCGACAAGGTCGACTTGTAGTCGCGCCCGAAAGCAGTTTCGGAAAGCTGATAGGCTCGGCGATGAATCTCGATAGCATTGTCAAGATCGCCGCGCCGACGCATCGTGGATCCTAGAACTGAAAGTGGCAGCGCCAGGCGCGGATGGTCCGGACCGTAAACACGCTCAGCCTGTTCAAGCCCCAGTCGTAAATGGGCTTCTGCGCCTGAAACATCACCGAGCTCCAACAACGCCCGCGCAAGTCCGGTCCGCACCTCTATTTCAGAATTTGTTGAAGCTCCGGGCAGGCGCTTCAAGGCCTCCTCAAACAGGGCCCGCTGCTCCTGCCAGAGAGGATGCTTTGCGCCGGCACTCCGGATAAAAACTGATAAGGCAAACCTGTCATTCTGTGGTGCCTGGCGTGCTATCAATAGAGCTTCTGATAGGTCAGCCTCTCCGCCTTCGCGATCCCCTCTGGCAATGCGCAGGGAGCCCCGGTAGGCAATCCTGTCTGCATGCAAGCTCGTGCCGCCAAGACCTGCCGCTTCAAGCAGCTGAATTGCTTCCTGCGTGTATTCAAGAGCTTTGGCTTCCTCCCCTGCCCGCTCATTCAGGAATGCCGCCCAGGCCAGAAGCTCAGCCTGAAGCGCCGGGTCATCAGAAAGGCGATCACGGACATCGGCCAGTGCCGGGTGAATAACATCCTGCAGGCCACCGAAAACCGCGGCAGCGCCATACTCCTGAACTGGATCCATGCGCCGGAAGATATCCAACAACACTGCGCGCCCGCGCTCGGCCCGGTCCGCCGCACTCAGGGCAATGGCACGTTGCGTTTCAAGCTGCCGGGCGTGGATATCCAGCGTCACCATCCAAGCAACAAGTCCTGCGAGGACAACAGTCACAAGCACCGAGACAACTCTGTTCTGCAAGATTAACCGCCGGACTGCCTCCCAGCGGGTCTCGGGCCGCGCCAGCGGCGGGTCTCCCCGCATAACGCGGCGCAGATCTTCTGCAAATCCGGACGCTGACTCATATCGGGCGCCCGGGTCCTCAGCCGTCGCCTTGTCGATAACAGCCTGGATTGGACGGCTGAGTGGTACATATGGCAAGCAAAGCTCTTTAAGCACAAGCCCGAGCTGGTAGATGTCACTGGCTGTCGTCACGTCGGACAACGCTCGCTGCTCAGGAGAGGCATATTGGGGGGTCATG
Protein-coding sequences here:
- a CDS encoding serine/threonine-protein kinase, with translation MTNGDIVAWRRLDEAFDTVLDVPAEDRVAWIEENFSSDPDLAGELVRLLAVARGGDDFFDSLEDARDRLLSEAIDWGAEEAGDPRIGAVYGSWRILRQIGRGGFAVVYEAERADGRYEQICALKVIQGGLRGDAVRHFLRERRILSTLDHPGLVRIIDAGETATGAPWLVMDLAEGRNITDHCREAALGLMDRIGLAAGIADALQAAHSRLVIHRDIKPDNIIVSSEGRARLLDFGVASLASGNEGNMAATAMTPQYASPEQRALSDVTTASDIYQLGLVLKELCLPYVPLSRPIQAVIDKATAEDPGARYESASGFAEDLRRVMRGDPPLARPETRWEAVRRLILQNRVVSVLVTVVLAGLVAWMVTLDIHARQLETQRAIALSAADRAERGRAVLLDIFRRMDPVQEYGAAAVFGGLQDVIHPALADVRDRLSDDPALQAELLAWAAFLNERAGEEAKALEYTQEAIQLLEAAGLGGTSLHADRIAYRGSLRIARGDREGGEADLSEALLIARQAPQNDRFALSVFIRSAGAKHPLWQEQRALFEEALKRLPGASTNSEIEVRTGLARALLELGDVSGAEAHLRLGLEQAERVYGPDHPRLALPLSVLGSTMRRRGDLDNAIEIHRRAYQLSETAFGRDYKSTLSHQNNLALSLADAGRIEEAAELINSLAEAYLRLDGPGSRRAGETYQNLATLQVRAGGYDAALHSLDKAEPILALSLPETAPMRAYPLLTRSEALLNLHRYAEAKVAADAAFMKLTEILPQGHFAIEIARCRMGLARAGQGEEEAAAHLIREAISGLAALDSPPERHQSACFAAALALGIEL